The Bacteroidota bacterium genome includes the window CATTCCCAAAAAGAGCGAATGTGAGAATTTACTGGTTCCGGTTTGTATATCAAGTTCACATATAGCTTATGGATCAATTCGTATGGAACCTGTATTCATGATACTTGGCCAGAGCGCTGCTACTGCAGCTGTTCTTTCCATCGAAAAGAAGGTGGCGGTGCAGGATCTGAACTATAATATTTTAGAAAAACAACTCCTGCAGGATTCTCAAATCCTTGAATCGGGTAAGTAGAAAA containing:
- a CDS encoding FAD-dependent oxidoreductase, translated to IPKKSECENLLVPVCISSSHIAYGSIRMEPVFMILGQSAATAAVLSIEKKVAVQDLNYNILEKQLLQDSQILESGK